caggtacgttaagactatcccttctttctttttggcatgatccaaataatacaaatgaaacgagcaaaatacgcaactttcagaaatgaatctattcatagaaatactaggggtgtctatattcttgattccccgtgtgaattattattttatcttctgttcatgggtctcagaaaaatacatatttgataaagtttatccgaaaggcatattgatttttttggcattccgagaaaatcttattaacgtaattcttatgcatttcatgcatttatacatgtacattgacccatgaccagatgacgttatatacgcgtatatatgaaTGTTATATTtgtatgggatatggaaaaaaggttacagcattatatacgcaccaccacctgatcagctggtatacgttgatgatttgcccacagtggccgaaatgatatgatgggatgccctcagaggcttgatgatgttataaacGCATATACCTATGTATGGtgtgacatttatacgcatatgcatgacattataatattaaatgattcacagagttattcagatatacatgttgagtcttttactccatgtttctctcatgtctactagttacttattttcatttgttaaatactcggtacattatttataGTGACGTCTATTTTGCTTGgagatgctgcgtttcatgcctgcagggcCTGATAGActggtcgagagtcctccaagtaggctaccagcttagcggaaggtgttggtgcgttCCATTTGCTCTgaagttgcttatttggttagtgTGATTAGTAGATGTATTTATTGATATGGCGGAGCCTGTCCCAgccttatgatatttatgtaatctttgaggcttgtagacatatatcgtgtatatgaaagattgtatggccttgttggcctatgtttagtgtacgAGTGATCATTTTTTTCTTATAGGCcagtatgtcatatgtataagtttgtattccctcatgctttaaTTCGGTTCATTTAGCAAAGATAATACAATAAAAAACATATGGTACGTGGGTACTCGagtgagtaaggtactgggtgcccgtcgtggcccatcgatttgggtcgtgacacctctACTCTGTTGCCCCACATAGTAGATAGATTCAGGATTCGTGGGCACATGTCACTTGTGTGACTGTCACCACAGAGTTTGCAGCAAGTAGAAATCTGTTGTATATGTTGCATCTATTGTGTTTGGTGCATTGTCATTCTATTCATCTAATTTGCCAATTTTTCTATATCTGCTCTCATAGATGAGAAGTCATCGAGCTCAATTACACCGGTTGCTTTTGATTTAATTGCTCTTCGTGATTTCCCATCTCCTTTCCAGTTATGATAATTAGCAATGAAGTTGTTTAGCAAGAGCTGGATTTCACTGTACGACctcgccatgcaactaccccacaagctgaatcaagattcatcatTGATGTCTCGTCTAGCCCATCAATGAAAGTATGACCTAGCACCACATCAGTCTGACAATGATGCGGTCAATCTTTGAGTAGCTTCTTGTATATTTCCCAAGCTTGACTAAGAGTCTCGCCATCCTGTTATTGGAACCCAAGAATCTGGCTCCTCGGTGATTTTGTCTTcttagtggggaaaaacttgacAAAGAATTTCCTTGCCAGATCATCCTAAGTATGGATTGAGTTCGCGGGCTCCTTTTGCAACCATTCCTTAGCTTTCCCTAGCAgtgacatagtccttggaaacgtTCAGATAATTGTGAGTGTCCGTAATTTCCAGGAAGTTCTGAATGTGACTCTacgggtcttcatgagatagacccaCATATTGCTCTATGGATTAAATTAGCTATACCATGTACTGTTTGAGTTCAAAGTGACACGTgatatcaggcttcacaatagcctgagtcatattagcaagattgGGCCTTGCAACATCTATCATCGGACGCTCTTCATTACCTATTATCTCTAGTGTCTGTAGTTGAACTacgatgtccaactctctttctatTCTAGTTCTAGTTTTGACTTCTCTCCTCACTCTGTGAAGTGttcgttcaatttcaggatcaacaGAAAGGAGGGTGTTTGCGCTTCCACGCCTCCGCCTTCAAGAGAAGAGCCTGTGTCAACACAAACAAGgcaaattgaaaaataaaacttgaaaaaataactaataaaagcttaactcagtcaagtagctaatttctaagtcctcgataatggttccaaaaacttgttgcgaccaaacacACTCATGCAAGTATATGTGGTCctcaagtaatagagtagtgagtagagtatcgtttcTACGAAGACTTATGACTAACTTTTGACTGATTCGAACTCAAGCAAATATGTAAGCGACTAATTTACTACCTAAAAACTATCAAGAAATGAAATACTAGAAATCAACAACAACACTTAAGCAATTTCAGATAATAATCAGTAGGagaggatattccagggtcataGGCTAGCTAACATTCTTGTTGCGTTcttggcttaaaatgactaattgatTTATCTGGGTTGTTGATTGACAAGGTTGATATGACTCATAAGAATCTGTTGAGTTCTTACTAGCCTATTCAAGCGAActtaatgcctatatgtctaaggaattaagattaacaagaatgcatttgcacttcctgtatttcaaccaagcaaggcaattaggtatatttCTATCCTAATTGCAAATTTGTTCCCCCAATGACTAGGTTCacgaacttgctctatttaattctatatgaaaTCTAGAATTTctactttcgagttcaactctagattcatagatagtatttcactgttagctactcagcaaaataattaaaaacagaattaaataaactaCCCAATATGATAAATCGAACTTGTCAATTTAAACTTCAAACGTCAATATTCATGTAGCGCCCATGACCCCAGAACAATAAGGTTCTTAGCCACTCATGTTCATATAATCATCAAAATTAATGTTTTCAAATATTAAATCAatgaatacaagaagaagaataGAAGAATTGATCAAATCCGTGCTCTCGAGTGTTTCGTACTTTTGTTTCTCTCCCAAAGTCACGCCCTCCCATTCAAAATAGGTTTAAGTTGGCTTTTATATGAGTTGGGGAGTCTTGGGATCGAAATAACCGAGTTCCGATCGAAATAGGACATGCTCGCGTTTTGAGCGTCTAGGGCAGCATGGGGCACTGGCCCTGGCGCTCAACTTTTCAACTTTCTGTTTTGTGCGCCACAGGTAGCGCCCCATGCTGCCTGTGGCTCTCAAATGTgcacttttttcttttcttccgatTTTCGCTCCAATTCGCGCACTTTCGTCCCAAATCACATCTGATTGATTCCTACACATAGAAATATTACAAATTAGCACAAATCATCATATTATACATTCGAAATTTACGAGACATGAGCACAATGTGAGTCAATATACATAAAAATATGCATACTTTAAATCGAATATCATGCTTCGATGCAACAACAACAGAAAAAGTAACATTTCAAAGTTGAAAAAGATATATACAACTTTTTATTACAGAAAAATATTGAAAAACTATTTTAAAGTTGTAGTAGGAAACTTAAATTATTTAGGATTTGATATTTGctagtttatttaattcatgtcaAAATAGAATTTGTAGTAATAATAATATAGGAATAGGTTTTTCTATATCTAGTTAAAATAAGTTTCGTACTATTATAAATAGGGGTATTACTAGCTTATTTTATGTGGAGAGAAGTGTGGAGATCTGTGGAGAAGTGAAGAATTGTAGAGAGATCCTCCAAAGAAATTAATAATAAAGTATTTTTCCTTCACTTCGCATTCCCAATCATATTACCACTCTCTTCCCACGCTCTTCTTGCTCACGTCtccctccttttcttttttcatttttccggGTACTTAGAATGCCGGAAAAAAATATTCGATCAGCAATGTTGTTTCTTGTCAAGCCtgctctttcttcttcctcctcctatgaaaatactttttttttgtgTGGATAAGATGATTCCACTAGTTTTGTAAGGCCATCTCCAACCTTGCCCCTATCCCTCGTAATGGGGAAAATTTTGGGAGGAATTTAGCTCCAACCCTCCCCATTTTTGTCCCCAAAATGGGGGATGAATAGTGTTCCCTCAAATATGGGGTACACTATTCATCTCTCTCATTACTATTCAtcaattgtttattattattttattatttaatcgtttaatttatctctttatatatatctaattatgtttatgtaatgtctttataatattaatattatatcttaactttggtgtataattttgataaattaatttttatgcatttattattttatcattatgtaatatgtatttaattaatcttgtatcgcaatgatttcacttttatttgaattattagttaatctataataatttcttacaaattatattatttaaaattttacgaaatttttttaattatggaaattataatttaataaataaaagatgaaatttgtttaatggaaattaaaaataaaattaaaatgaaagataataatataatatagaagatgagaagaatataaaaaagtttgGGAAAAAAAATGAGGAAATGGTTGGAGTAAGTTGTTTCCATAATGGGAAAATTCCCATTTTGGGGACCAAAAATGGGGTAAAGGTTGGAGATGCCCTAAGAGAGATTCAGTCGATTGAATAGTATAACTTTTTTACTTTAGTAGTATAATTGCGGATATTAATTAACAACCTCGATATTGTTACACCATTACATGTAATGATTTTAAGGGTTTTAACTTTGTTTTTTGTTCTTTGTGGTTTATTAACATTTTGCTTCTTTAAATATGCAATGCTTTGTTAATGGTGGTTGGTAGGATCGAGAATATAAGTGAAGTATGCTTTGAAAATGATGTTTTACTAGTTTTACATATTGTTTATTATTAGTTTGTTGTTGAAAGTTTTGTGGAGTTGCCTTTAATCTTTGGACAGATTCATGAGCTGGTCTATAGTGTTTTAATGGTgaatgaaaaattgaagaagaagaaaagtgtGAGGAAAAGGGTGAAAACGTGGGACCcacataatttttaaaaaaaaaagattaaaacaCAAAATTACATGTATCACACGTTCAAATTTTTTTGAGAGATAAACACTTTGCCATGTGAGGGCCGAATTGAAGTGTCTAGATATCATTTTGATAAGTTGAAGTGTTTAAGTGACAGCCAAGACCATTAAAGCGTTTGTTTATGTATTTGCCTTTGATAAACTTTTAAATTGAAATGTACTAAAAAATTATTACTACATATGTAATCAAGATTTTTTATAAGaatattttacttttatttacTAAAGTAAGACACCATCCCTTTAAGGGGCATATACATAAATTTTTGTAAGTGTTGTCAAAATTTGTAGAAGAACTGGAATAATAACTTTAATTATCATACTTCTTGATAAGAAATAGTCTTAATCTATTGGTTTTGTTGAGTCTAAAGTTAGAAAAGGTCTTGAGTTCAATTCTACTTCATCACCCTTTTTAACCACAAAGgctctttcaaatattttttgaaaaaaatatgctAGTTGAGGTTTGAACTTTTGGCCTCTTTGAGCAAAATCAAGCACATAACTAACACACCAAAGTACAATTTATGTCAAATGGTATCATTTCTTTCCTAGTTATTCCCCAcagtattaatacatatattttagtAAAATTTTCCGACAAAACGGTGTCGTGTAACACCGCTTAAAGCGTGCATCCGGATCCCTTACCCGTTCCCCAACTCCAATCTCCCTATATAATGAAAAAAAATAACTATAAGTTTCATCTCATAATAAAAAATTAATGAGGCAAATAACCTAACATAAATAGGTTAGTGTAAATTTTGAAATAGACAATAGTTTGTTACGTTTGGGGACGGTCTAAAATGGTCATTTACGTATATACCTAAGCAATTTtagttctttatatatttttaaaaaaagagcaCTTTTGGTCTCTTTTAATCATAACTAAAACACACAAAAGTGTTATCTTTGATGGAATTGGGAGAAGCACATGAGCTGTTTTAACTGAATAAAACGTTAGAACAAGCTTCTCTGGATTCATTTCCTCAAAATCGAACCTTAATAAAAATCTTATTCAAGATAATTGATTATAACTCTCATTTGAACCTCAATATAACACCCTTTGTTTTTGAAATCTTACAACGTTCCTTCTAAGGTACAATTAGAAAATAAGAACATTTTTGTCTggatattttttcttttgttttaaacGGCTAACATACTTCGCCTTATAAAGTCAATTCTATTAAAATTAACTAATGCCATGCCTTATAAATGTATTGGAGATCGAAACTGTTCAATTTTCGCAAACataattacaacaacaacaacttagtataatctcacaagtggggtctgaggagggtaggatgtacgcagccttacccctaccctggaaaggcagagagactgtttccgatagaccctcggctaaagaatTTCGCAAACATAATTAAGAACTAAATTGTTTTGTTGCATATTTAAAGGAGTATTTTACCCCCAACACCAAACGTAATGTTagtttttgtcattttctttttaaaaaaaatacacatTTAGGGTTTAAGTTTTATATACGAATGCTATAAAAATGTATTTAGACAATGTAAGGTAATTACATGTAAAAGCCTTAATAAGTAGTACTTATTATCTTATAATCTAGTAAAAATGGTAATTGACCTCATATTACAAATTAAAATTCACAGGTGACAATATAAACAAATATTTGCACTATATATGTATACTGGTATAAGTTAAATCTTAATTTAATCCTTACAAATATATTGAAGTTTTATATATGTCGCTGTTAGGAAGGGGTGAGTCGACGACATGTCAGTTATCACACACAAACACGCACTAAATAACAGAAATCTGAAACTCCCAACGTGCAACATCCTCCTTATTCCTTCTAACTAAAAACCCCATCTACGCGCCGCCCTTCACCACCAACACATCCACCCTGATAAATTTCCACCTCCTTTTTCTCAGCTTTCCTATGCTATATTATTCAGGCCCTGTGTAGTATGGGCGGTGTGACGTCATCCATCGCCGCTAAATTCGCTTTTTTCCCACCGAACCCGCCATCGTACACGGTTGTCGCCGACGAATCATGCGGCGGCAAGCTATGCATACCTGAGGTACCAAGGAGGGAAAACGTGGACGTTTTGAAGCTGCGGACGCGCCGTGGAAATGAAATCGTCGCGTTATACGTGAAACACCCAAAGGCACCCGCAACTACTATGCTTTACTCGCATGGCAATGCTGCTGATTTGGGCCAAATGTTCGACCTCTTTGTTGAATTGAGCCTCCGTCTCCGGGTCAATCTCATGGGGTAAAAGTAAAAGTCCCATTATTATCCCGCAGAATTCTTTTGTATAATTACTCAATTTTTCagcttattttttcttcttctttgttatTTGATCCTTAACTGTGAAGTTTATCCAAACCCCCATACTTTTTATCACCTAATTATGGTTAATCAGTGTGCATTTTCACCTCATTGATTACTTAACCATACTAAAGTACGTTGTTTTGGTGTAAACACCGGGTTGCGTTTAGTTCTTACTGCGAGGTAAAAGTTCTTTACTCTTTTCCTTTTCGAGTGAAACCTTGGCGAACAAGTAGAGTTTTTCCTTGTGTTTTCGGATTCGCAGAGGCGGATAGACGATTTAAACTTGATGGGTTTAACCTTAATGCAATTCCCTGTATTTTGTAAATAATAGGTTCGAAGTTTAATATTTGTTAAAAGTTTAGTATTTTTTCACTTGTATATCTATGTTCAGTTTCAGAAACTGCTAGGTTCACTTGCCTGTTGCCAATACACTGCATCCACCACTGTGGGTTTCGAGGTGCGGAAACGGTTTGCAGAAATTAAAGGGGAAGGCATCTCCTTGCCTTCCACTAGTTGGAGGAGCACTTCTAGTTAACACTTTTTGGTTGGAAGATAGGAAAAGAAtgagtttccttttctctttccaGTTTAGTTGATTTTTCCCCAACCTAGATACAGCTTGTCCAATAAATGATAATTTTAGTGAATATGAATTGGAGAAGTTGGATGTATGACCCTCGTTTTCAGCAAGTAAACGTATTTGATCAAAAGCTAATAGAGACTTATGTACTGAAGTCATTTATCAGTGTTATATATTAGTTCTCCTATAGAAGGACGAGCAATAGGATTCAGGAGAAAGTTGGTATTCAATCAAGAAAGAATCGCTTTGGATAATTAGAGTAAGCTTCCCCCTTTTTTCTCTTAAAGCAATGTGAGGCGATATTCACATTAACTTATTATTTTCAGTCCGTGGTTGGTTTCTAACATTGATGGTATACATGTTAGTTTCATTATGAAGTAGATGACCGTCTTTAATGGTCAAGTGGATCTAGTAAGCGAATATGTTGATGCTTGCCCTGGAAAGAGATCACATGTTTCAATTCAAGCAACCAGATTGTTGTGTTTCTACTCCATCTCAATGAGATCTTTGAAGACTCGTGGATTTTATATCTTTCGACCTATTTACGGTTGCATTTGGATGCATTTTTATCTTGTGGCATAGTCACGCATTGGTTTCAATTTATAAAAGCAGAATGTTGCTGAATAGTGTTCTGCTTTTGGCCTATGTGTCATAGTTTTGTTTCTAAGAGTCTAAGATTACCTTATTGTAATTCTTTTTTTAGTTTCGGATATGTTAAAATTGAAATCCTATGACATGTTATGTAATTTTTGAATCCTAACTTTTACTTTCTTAAAATATGAGGCAATCAGTGTCCTATTTCAGTTTGAAAGATTTTAGTTCTAACCTTTGCAAGTGAGCTGCCTTAAAATGAAACGGAAATAGTGCACCTACTTTCTCGGAAGCTACTTATGATTGGAAACGTTTAGTCTGCATGAACTATTTTTCTGCCTTTTCAAGCAAGACATAATCTAGATATTTCTAAGGGACTCCACAAGCACTTAAGTGGACCACATGGAGGAATAGGTGTAGAAGAGCTTTCGAAGAAATGGGAAGGAGATTTGTATAGCAGCAAGTGATAGTgctgttttttttctttatttggaTGCACACACAATATCATACGAACACTCAAACTATTTATTTCACATGAGGTTTTGCtttaacacccccccccccccttttctctTCTCactttttggttttgaaatttgtTATATTCGATAGTAGGATTGCTATTTTCCTTGGTTTCCTTGACTTCACTGACTTGCTCATGTGCGCTTCTTTAGGTATGATTACTCTGGATATGGACAGTCCACTGGAAAGGTTAGAAATCTACTTCCTTTCTCAAATGAAGTAGAcaatttctttttcattcttcttgAATAGTTCAGGCAAGAGAAGAAAAAACAGTTATCTGCCTTCACATGTTTCAAATTTGTTGCTTGCTCAATAGTATGATCGATCTGTATAAAGTAGGAAGGAGCTTTATGTATTTACAATATCTTTGTTCCCCGAACTAGCTCTAGGACCAAAAAGATACTTGTTCAAGGTGTAGGGTGTTACAACTTTGATTTTAACCCTTTTGAACTTGTCTAATGTTTCTAACAAAATCATATATATTTAGTTCTTCCCAGTCATTTTCAGATTGAAGCATTTCATTTTAGTCTTTGGGTCTGCATGGAAAGCCATTTAGTTAACCTCTTAGAAGACGTTCATCTTCTTTCACCTCTCTTCCAGGCCTCGTATTACTTGTCCTTCTTCACCAATATTACTACATAATGCTAGACATCAGCTCTTAAGGAACTCGTGAAGAGAGAATCTTGCATCATAAACACATAAATCTCCTCTCTGATTGCAAAATATAATGTGTCATATGCAGTTTGATGAGAGATTTATGGTTGCCTTATTGAAGCAAATCAGTCTCCAGCAGGACGTAAATGATGGAGAAGAAATTTTTCGCTATCTTGGAGGTCATTTAGCTGCCTAGTATTATAAAAGGCATCACACTGATGACCACAGAAACACTATTTATATGATGATTCAATGGCGATTTCCCTTCTTTATTTGGGTTTTggggtggggggagggggaggggtttGTGCCTTTAATTAATCAACAAAGGCAGCCTTCTGTACAAGCTTCAGGCACCTTAAAGATCCAAGTCCCTCGAAGTCGTATCAGACAAAAGGCAATAGTCAGAGGAACAGATTTGGCAATGTTTTATACACGTGTTGTGGCGTCTACTTGGTTGAGGAACCAGTTATTAAACGACACTCTTGGCTTCGATAAACTGAGACTTGAAAAACTTTTACACCAACTCCATCATGAATTCAATATATCTGGGAAATCCTTCATCTTTGCTTTTTCTGTCTTTTCTTTGCTTAGTAGAGCCTCTGTTGTATGTTTTATATTGCAAACTGGATAATCACCTCTCGATGTCTTTAAGGTTTAGTTAAgaccttgggggggggggggagagggaGGGGTTTGTGTCTTTAATTAATCAACAAAGGCAGTCTGCTGTACAAGCTTCAGGCACCTTAAAGATCCAAGTCCCTCGAAGTCGTATCAGACAAAAGGCAATAGTCAGAGGAACAGATTTGGCAATGTTTTATACACGTGTTGTGGCGTCTACTTGGTTGAGGAACCAGTTATTAAACGACACTCTTGTCGTCGATAAACTGAGACTTGAAAAACTTTTACACCAACTCCATCATGAATTCGATATATCTGGGAAATCCTTCATCTTTGCTTTTTCTGTCTTTTCTTTGCTTAGTAGAGCCTCTGTTGTATGTTTTATGTTGCACACTGGATAATCACCTCTCGATGTCTTTAAGGTTAGTTAAGACCTTTTAGTTGATATCTTATTGCGTATATTAAAGTATACTTTTAGGTGTATTGTTTTGCCCTTCCAGTGCTGCTGGGAGAGCTAAGGTCATTAAATCTTCATGGCTGTCGCTTGTGTATCCCTAAGACATATCATGGGGTTCTATACATGAATaacttctctttctctttttcccTCATTTCTTTGCTTCCCTTTTGCTCTAGCTTTTAGATGCTGAAACTAGTTATGTTGTTTAGGCATCTAGAAGTGTAATTTGAATGTTGTTTCGGGcactttctttttgtttctttttgtccttttctgCCTTAATTTCATAAATAACTTTGTTTGGAGTTTTAAATAGATATCTAGGAACttcttgaaaagaaaaaaaattgatatCTAAGTGTCAGTGGAAAGCCTTCTATTTCTAGGAGTGCCGGTCTTGGGACATCATTTTGGGTTATCATATGGGTTTATTCTGCTAATTGCTGTCAACTATTACTCTTAATATGATAAATTTATCCTTTCTTTGAATCAGCCATCCGAGTGTAATACGTACGCAGACATTGATGCAGTATATAAATGCCTAAAGGAGCAGTACGGTGTCAAAGATGAACAGCTAATACTGTATGGTCAATCTGTTGGCAGCGGCCCGACTGTTGATCTTGCATCACGGGCACCCAATCTAAGAGCTGTTGTTTTACATGGTCCAATATTGTCTGGTCTAAGAGTGTTGTACCCAGTCAAACGCACATATTGGTTTGACATTTATAAGGTAAACTTAAACCCTTGTCTGCTTATAGTTTGTCTTTTGGTTTTTCCTCTTTCCACTT
This genomic stretch from Nicotiana sylvestris chromosome 9, ASM39365v2, whole genome shotgun sequence harbors:
- the LOC104234253 gene encoding uncharacterized protein isoform X1, with amino-acid sequence MGGVTSSIAAKFAFFPPNPPSYTVVADESCGGKLCIPEVPRRENVDVLKLRTRRGNEIVALYVKHPKAPATTMLYSHGNAADLGQMFDLFVELSLRLRVNLMGYDYSGYGQSTGKPSECNTYADIDAVYKCLKEQYGVKDEQLILYGQSVGSGPTVDLASRAPNLRAVVLHGPILSGLRVLYPVKRTYWFDIYKNVDKIIMVNCPVLVIHGTEDEVVDCSHGKQLYELCKEKYEPLWIAGGGHCNLELYPVYIKHLKKFVLGLGKSKPATDGSHKTSLESDNKSKPPEISATNTFGLQSDLPEISRNSLDSRLDKTKKSNKPEKSRMSTDRINRFKRRKGLVW
- the LOC104234253 gene encoding uncharacterized protein isoform X2 → MGGVTSSIAAKFAFFPPNPPSYTVVADESCGGKLCIPEVPRRENVDVLKLRTRRGNEIVALYVKHPKAPATTMLYSHGNAADLGQMFDLFVELSLRLRVNLMGYDYSGYGQSTGKPSECNTYADIDAVYKCLKEQYGVKDEQLILYGQSVGSGPTVDLASRAPNLRAVVLHGPILSGLRVLYPVKRTYWFDIYKNVDKIIMVNCPVLVIHLLTVRMENNSMSFARRSMNRCG